The proteins below are encoded in one region of Fibrella aestuarina BUZ 2:
- a CDS encoding SusC/RagA family TonB-linked outer membrane protein, producing MPKQLRSLKAGLFCLPLLGSFPTAASAQDFASIRLVSTKAATSDFSPVIVRLQQTAPTARRNMRLLRECLDKLAKQHNVRFAINDQIIANKYADGTVLRLNSLKGSLDALLAPHHLTYKKVADYYVIQPAEATPALPTIPRTRPTSEHAEPGLMAPMASLQNELVAPPLHLVAVKDFPVRGTVRDSTNGQGLPGVSVVLKGTQRGTTTDADGNFQLDVPDASSVLVFSYIGFVNKELTVGGQTNLSINLRASDQALNEVVVVGYGTQKRESVTGAISTIASRDIEKAHVSTVSAALAGKIPGVSFRQNEGRPGSSAMLQVRGMGDPLFVIDGIQKDAGQFNNIAPSDIETITVLKDASASVYGSRAANGVVIVTTKRGKTGSRNVINIDSYYGWQNWTRFPKGVGAYEWMLGKADAEVNQTGKTNITQDELNKWKQGTEAGYKSFDWYDFIVSKNAPQYQFSANATGGSDKINYYFSVTRLNQDAVLNQYNFNRTNIQTNVDARIADRLKVGVQINGRIESRENPGVPGSDDYWAPRFALFRNRPTERPYANDNPLYPNNIGHNAENWALHNFDISGYWREDWRVLQTNFSADYSTPIKGLTARGVYSYYIADRLMNGHEYTYNVYSYDPVKDAYSITGGSSNPWRERGTRKILENVLQGQLNYSNTVGRHTVGATFVAERINRRDIETWVHTVPKTNALPLLQFADMDTYNDSDNEEARIGYVGRLTYNYADKYFFEAAGRRDASWKFAPDKRWGFFPSVSAGWRIGEEAFIKNLNLAALSDLKLRASYGKLGDDDINRDASFISPFAYIPGYNYASSTEILDGQIIKGSRNTGVPINNLSWFTSTIADIGLDYSLFNGKLTGEFDYFYRKRTGLRGRKYDVLVPNELGYALPDENVNSDARIGGEASLAYNTSFKGVGIRAAANVGYSRARNLQSYKPMFGNSLDYYYNSRENRWADTYWGWEVIGQFKSPEEIADYKVNVDGQGNKTLLPGDFIYRDVDGNGRIDDNDRRPIGYPVSKVPIVNFGFNLSLNYRGFDLTADFSGGSMYSYNQNWEMRWPYQNTGNLLRSMYDDRWHRTDPLNPDSPWIEGRSPALRFNDGGHSNYNKPSTWWLVNVRYIRLRTAEVGYTLPQSLTSRLKIQKARVYLNTFNLFSIDNVSQLGIDAEVTDENGLQYPQNRLVNVGVNLSF from the coding sequence ATGCCTAAACAACTACGCTCCTTAAAAGCTGGTCTGTTTTGCCTGCCGCTGCTCGGTAGTTTCCCGACGGCGGCCTCGGCCCAGGACTTTGCGTCGATCCGCCTGGTATCGACCAAGGCCGCTACCAGCGACTTCAGCCCCGTCATCGTTCGGTTGCAGCAGACCGCACCAACGGCCCGCCGCAACATGCGGTTACTGCGGGAATGCCTCGACAAGCTGGCGAAACAACACAATGTGCGGTTCGCCATCAACGATCAGATCATCGCCAACAAGTACGCCGATGGTACCGTGCTGCGCCTCAACAGCCTCAAAGGTTCGCTCGACGCGTTGCTCGCCCCGCACCACCTGACCTACAAAAAGGTGGCGGATTACTACGTAATTCAGCCCGCCGAGGCGACACCGGCCCTGCCGACGATCCCCCGCACCCGCCCCACCTCGGAGCATGCTGAGCCGGGCCTGATGGCCCCCATGGCGTCGCTGCAGAACGAGCTGGTAGCCCCGCCCCTGCACCTGGTGGCCGTCAAGGATTTTCCCGTTCGGGGTACGGTGCGCGACAGCACCAACGGCCAGGGCCTGCCGGGCGTAAGTGTGGTGCTGAAAGGAACCCAACGCGGCACCACCACCGACGCTGACGGCAACTTCCAACTCGACGTACCTGATGCCAGTTCGGTGCTGGTATTCAGCTACATCGGCTTCGTCAACAAGGAACTGACGGTGGGTGGGCAAACCAATCTGAGCATCAACCTGCGGGCGTCGGATCAGGCCCTGAACGAGGTCGTGGTGGTGGGTTACGGCACTCAGAAACGGGAATCCGTAACGGGAGCCATCTCGACCATCGCCAGCCGCGACATCGAGAAAGCGCACGTCTCCACGGTCAGCGCCGCCCTGGCGGGCAAGATTCCGGGCGTGTCGTTCCGGCAAAACGAAGGGCGCCCCGGTTCGTCGGCCATGTTGCAGGTACGTGGTATGGGCGATCCGCTGTTTGTGATCGACGGTATCCAGAAAGACGCCGGTCAGTTCAACAACATCGCCCCGTCTGACATCGAAACCATTACCGTACTGAAAGACGCCTCGGCCTCGGTGTATGGCTCACGGGCGGCCAACGGCGTCGTGATCGTGACGACCAAACGGGGAAAGACCGGCAGCCGCAACGTAATCAACATCGACTCGTATTACGGCTGGCAAAACTGGACCCGTTTTCCGAAGGGCGTAGGTGCCTACGAATGGATGCTGGGCAAAGCCGACGCGGAGGTGAACCAGACCGGCAAAACCAACATCACCCAGGACGAACTGAACAAGTGGAAGCAAGGCACCGAAGCGGGCTACAAGAGCTTCGACTGGTATGATTTCATCGTGAGCAAAAACGCGCCGCAGTACCAGTTCAGCGCCAATGCCACGGGTGGTTCCGACAAGATCAATTACTACTTCTCGGTGACGCGCCTCAACCAGGATGCCGTGCTGAACCAGTATAACTTCAACCGGACCAACATCCAGACCAACGTGGATGCCCGCATTGCCGACCGGCTGAAAGTGGGTGTGCAAATCAACGGCCGGATCGAAAGCCGGGAAAACCCCGGTGTACCGGGTAGCGACGACTACTGGGCTCCTCGTTTCGCCTTGTTCCGCAACCGGCCCACCGAGCGCCCCTACGCCAACGATAACCCGCTGTATCCCAACAACATCGGCCACAATGCCGAAAACTGGGCACTGCACAATTTCGATATTTCGGGCTACTGGCGCGAAGACTGGCGCGTGCTGCAAACCAACTTCAGCGCCGACTACAGTACCCCCATCAAAGGCCTGACGGCGCGGGGTGTTTACTCTTACTACATCGCCGACCGGCTCATGAACGGGCACGAATACACCTACAACGTGTATTCCTACGACCCCGTCAAGGACGCTTACAGCATCACGGGGGGCAGCAGCAACCCCTGGCGTGAGCGCGGTACCCGGAAGATCCTGGAGAACGTCTTGCAGGGCCAGTTGAACTACAGCAACACCGTCGGGCGGCATACCGTGGGCGCTACGTTCGTCGCCGAGCGCATTAACCGCCGCGACATCGAAACCTGGGTGCACACGGTGCCGAAAACCAACGCTCTGCCGCTGTTGCAGTTTGCCGACATGGATACCTACAACGACAGCGACAACGAAGAAGCCCGCATTGGGTACGTGGGCCGGCTGACGTACAACTACGCTGACAAGTACTTTTTCGAGGCGGCGGGTCGACGCGATGCCTCCTGGAAATTTGCCCCTGACAAGCGCTGGGGCTTCTTTCCCAGCGTATCGGCGGGCTGGCGGATTGGCGAAGAGGCGTTCATCAAGAACCTGAACCTCGCTGCTCTGAGCGACCTGAAACTGCGGGCGTCGTATGGCAAGCTGGGCGACGACGACATCAACCGGGACGCATCCTTCATTTCGCCCTTTGCCTACATCCCTGGCTACAACTACGCCTCCTCGACCGAAATCCTGGACGGGCAGATTATCAAAGGGTCGCGCAATACGGGGGTGCCCATCAACAACCTCTCGTGGTTCACGAGCACCATCGCCGACATCGGCCTCGACTACTCGCTCTTCAACGGCAAGCTGACGGGTGAATTCGATTATTTCTACCGCAAACGGACGGGCCTGCGGGGCCGCAAGTACGACGTGCTGGTGCCCAATGAACTCGGCTACGCCCTGCCCGACGAAAACGTGAACAGCGACGCCCGCATCGGTGGGGAAGCCTCACTGGCCTACAATACTTCTTTCAAGGGCGTGGGAATCCGGGCGGCGGCCAACGTGGGCTATTCGCGGGCCCGCAACCTGCAATCATACAAGCCTATGTTCGGCAACTCGCTCGATTACTACTACAACTCCCGCGAAAACCGGTGGGCGGATACGTATTGGGGCTGGGAAGTGATTGGGCAGTTCAAGTCGCCCGAGGAAATTGCCGACTACAAGGTCAACGTGGATGGACAGGGCAACAAAACGCTGCTGCCGGGCGATTTCATCTACCGCGACGTAGATGGCAACGGCCGCATCGACGACAACGACCGGCGGCCCATCGGCTACCCGGTGTCGAAAGTGCCCATTGTCAACTTCGGCTTCAACCTGTCGCTCAACTACCGGGGCTTCGATCTGACGGCCGATTTCTCGGGTGGCAGCATGTACTCCTACAACCAGAACTGGGAGATGCGCTGGCCCTACCAGAACACGGGCAACCTGCTGCGATCGATGTATGACGACCGCTGGCACCGCACCGACCCGCTCAACCCCGACAGCCCCTGGATTGAGGGTCGCAGTCCGGCCCTGCGCTTCAACGACGGCGGCCACAGCAACTACAACAAACCCTCGACCTGGTGGCTGGTCAATGTGCGTTACATCCGCCTGCGCACCGCTGAGGTGGGCTACACCCTGCCGCAGAGTCTCACCAGCCGCCTCAAAATCCAGAAGGCGCGCGTGTACCTGAACACTTTCAACCTGTTCTCGATCGACAACGTCTCGCAGCTCGGCATCGACGCGGAGGTGACCGACGAAAACGGCCTGCAATACCCGCAAAACCGGTTAGTCAACGTAGGGGTAAACCTGTCGTTTTAA
- a CDS encoding RagB/SusD family nutrient uptake outer membrane protein, which yields MKRTTCTLLALLTVCGACNDQDFLSKQPKNILLENQIFSDPSLTLSAVADLYNRYPDYQRLDRWYEFTNFDEAFASAFGDYGRHQNQDYGYGSWGSWDYGYLRDINLFIQQLDKSTELAADAKARFNAEARFVRAALYFDLVKRMGGVPLILEPMTYDFSGDPTYLQKARAKESEIYDFVISEMEAIKGALPNDPNVKSRASRGAALALEARAALYAGSIAKYGATTPQVTLPGGEVGIPADKATAYYQTALKAAQEVTGYSLYLKKPDDLADNFASLFYDKGNNPEVIFAYDYKLKSGKVQSWTLDNSPLTSAEEGTNGGRLNPSLNLVQSFEKLDNTFAPLPINDAAGNPIVYANQKDLFAGRDARLAGTVLFPGTSFKGKPVDIWAGVQTTTGQVITADKPGDTKVLPGGTTPVQVVGKDGPIDGYEFTAQSGFYVRKYMDPTVGSAQIGTQSEVWWVRYRYAEVLLNAAEAAFELGQTAKAAEYMNQVRARAGLTKPLTATDITFDRIWHERRVELAFEDHQLWDYKRWRLAHVAWNGNSAPLTTNPGKATETSTRVFGLWPYKLYAPGTPNDGKWIFKQVLPSRVTNAHRFRLGNYYSFIGDDVRANNPKIVRNPNQ from the coding sequence ATGAAACGAACTACATGTACTTTACTGGCGCTGCTCACCGTGTGCGGGGCCTGCAATGACCAGGATTTTCTGTCGAAACAGCCGAAGAACATCCTGCTCGAAAATCAGATTTTCAGCGACCCGTCGCTTACGCTGTCGGCCGTCGCGGATCTATACAACCGCTACCCCGACTACCAGCGCCTCGACCGCTGGTATGAGTTCACCAATTTCGACGAAGCCTTTGCTTCGGCCTTTGGCGACTACGGCCGGCATCAGAACCAGGATTATGGCTACGGCAGCTGGGGTAGCTGGGATTATGGTTACCTGCGCGACATCAACCTGTTCATTCAGCAGTTGGACAAGTCAACCGAACTGGCCGCCGACGCCAAAGCCCGGTTCAACGCCGAGGCCCGTTTTGTTCGGGCGGCCCTCTATTTCGACCTGGTGAAACGTATGGGGGGCGTGCCGCTCATTCTGGAGCCCATGACCTACGACTTCAGCGGCGACCCAACGTACCTGCAAAAGGCCCGCGCCAAAGAAAGTGAGATCTACGATTTCGTCATCAGCGAAATGGAAGCGATTAAAGGCGCGCTACCCAACGACCCCAACGTGAAGTCGCGGGCCTCGCGCGGCGCGGCGCTGGCGCTGGAGGCCCGGGCGGCCCTCTACGCCGGGTCGATTGCTAAATACGGCGCCACCACCCCGCAGGTGACCCTGCCGGGCGGCGAAGTGGGCATCCCTGCCGACAAGGCGACCGCCTATTACCAGACGGCCCTCAAGGCAGCGCAGGAGGTGACGGGCTACTCGCTGTACCTGAAAAAACCCGACGATCTGGCCGACAATTTCGCGAGCCTGTTCTACGACAAAGGCAACAACCCGGAGGTGATTTTTGCCTACGATTACAAGCTCAAGAGCGGAAAAGTGCAGAGCTGGACGCTGGATAACAGCCCGTTGACCTCAGCCGAAGAAGGCACCAACGGTGGTCGGCTCAATCCCTCGCTTAACCTGGTGCAGTCGTTCGAGAAGCTGGACAACACCTTTGCGCCGCTGCCCATCAATGATGCCGCCGGAAACCCGATCGTGTATGCCAATCAGAAGGATTTGTTTGCGGGCCGCGATGCCCGGCTGGCGGGAACGGTGCTGTTTCCAGGTACGTCGTTCAAAGGCAAGCCGGTCGATATTTGGGCGGGGGTACAAACAACCACTGGTCAGGTGATCACGGCCGACAAACCGGGCGATACCAAAGTGCTGCCCGGCGGCACCACGCCCGTACAGGTGGTGGGCAAAGACGGCCCGATCGACGGCTACGAGTTTACAGCCCAATCGGGCTTCTACGTCCGCAAGTACATGGACCCCACCGTTGGGTCGGCGCAGATCGGGACGCAGTCGGAAGTGTGGTGGGTACGTTACCGCTACGCCGAAGTGCTGCTCAACGCCGCCGAGGCCGCCTTTGAACTGGGGCAGACCGCCAAAGCAGCCGAGTACATGAATCAGGTACGTGCCCGCGCCGGTCTGACCAAACCCTTGACCGCTACTGACATCACCTTCGACCGGATCTGGCACGAGCGCCGCGTGGAACTGGCCTTTGAAGACCATCAGCTTTGGGATTACAAACGCTGGCGGCTGGCGCACGTTGCCTGGAACGGCAACAGCGCCCCGCTGACCACCAACCCCGGCAAGGCGACCGAAACCAGCACGCGCGTGTTTGGCCTGTGGCCCTACAAACTCTACGCGCCCGGCACGCCCAACGATGGCAAGTGGATCTTCAAGCAGGTGCTGCCCTCGCGCGTGACCAACGCGCACCGCTTCCGGCTGGGTAACTACTACTCGTTCATCGGCGACGACGTTCGCGCCAACAACCCTAAAATCGTGCGTAACCCGAACCAATAA
- a CDS encoding DUF3823 domain-containing protein produces MKRLLFYGLVLLAGLAVTACDYDNYAAPQSYLKGRIVYKGEPIGVEYNNVTFELWEPGWQKRTPITVTVDQDGSYSALLFDATYKMYIPSAQGPFRTIRKDNSDTTTVALSGSQTMDIEVMPYYMIRNARLVSASRKVTGTASLEKIITDANARNVERVSLYVSKTQFVDGRTSVATKDLTGADLTNLANLSLSVDVPALTPAQSFAYARIGVKIAGVEDMLFSPVQKIQL; encoded by the coding sequence ATGAAACGACTTCTTTTTTACGGGCTTGTGTTGCTGGCTGGCCTGGCCGTAACCGCCTGCGACTACGACAATTACGCCGCCCCCCAATCCTACCTGAAAGGCCGGATCGTCTACAAAGGAGAACCCATCGGCGTGGAGTACAACAACGTCACGTTCGAGTTGTGGGAACCGGGCTGGCAGAAACGCACACCCATTACGGTGACCGTCGATCAGGATGGCTCGTACTCGGCGCTGCTCTTCGACGCCACCTACAAGATGTACATCCCGTCGGCGCAGGGGCCGTTCCGTACTATCCGCAAAGACAACTCGGACACCACAACCGTGGCGCTCAGCGGCTCCCAGACGATGGACATCGAGGTGATGCCCTACTACATGATCCGCAACGCCCGGCTCGTGTCGGCCAGCCGGAAGGTAACCGGTACGGCGTCGCTGGAAAAGATCATCACCGACGCCAACGCCCGCAACGTCGAGCGCGTGTCGCTGTATGTGAGCAAGACGCAGTTTGTGGATGGCCGCACGAGCGTGGCCACCAAAGACCTCACCGGCGCCGACCTGACAAACCTGGCCAACCTGTCGCTGTCCGTCGACGTACCCGCGTTGACACCTGCCCAGTCGTTTGCCTACGCCCGGATCGGGGTCAAGATCGCCGGGGTTGAAGACATGCTCTTTTCGCCCGTTCAGAAAATTCAACTGTAA
- a CDS encoding outer membrane beta-barrel family protein encodes MKLFLSVSLLFICFIWNSPIVQAQPDTVALPSPMQAADVGSLVGTVLDSASRKPVEFATIALFRPGSAQPLTGVTTDATGSFALNHLLPGRYVLRVSFVGYDNRMTDTLALTPDSYQQTLPPLLLRSTANTLAEVQVTARRDLIEDREDRLVYNAGNDPSNAGGTAIDVMKKTPLLTVDPDGTIQLKGSTSIKVLVNNKPSSIMARSINEALQMIPADAIKAVEVITAPSAKYDAEGTAGVINIITKSRLEGMTGGLNGTVGNRTDNLGGNLNMRAGKWGLTAYGGGNYTLNYSRSSSVRRALGTSDSVSELYQSSSSRNGGNALFGSFNLDYELDSTNQFGLDGSVNSSDRSGTSIRDTRYVSATPRQPFRRYTDNTSASNSVDANINYTHLFARPEQTLTFLTQVNRNANDSRYALDQYPLPEGELINYRERNVNLNTTTELTIQTDYDHPFKSNKQKLEVGVKSVLRHVGSDYRLDSATDSTDFREDPRRANQFDYQQHIVSGYASFRINTPRKWTYTLGSRYELTRITADFVSTKTTFADRYTNLLPNVSVSKRLSGNQRVRFNYSQRIQRPSINFLNPYINSTDPKNLFFGNPYLDPELAHSAEISYNTFTKKGLNINAMVFARLTNNAIERVTTVDTANVSYTTYQNIARNATYGLNLFGSGRPYRNWQLNGSIGVNYNLLNSAALQVQNSNWSYRVTINTSVPLPNDISLQANASYNSARILLQGRTSGFYNYAFAARKEFKKQRVVLTLNLENAFAQYNTIVNQFRTATFITDGVNENAYRNIRLSVNWRFGQLSAKAQRPKKRITNDDAKTE; translated from the coding sequence ATGAAGCTTTTTTTATCGGTTAGTCTGCTGTTTATCTGTTTTATCTGGAATAGCCCAATCGTACAGGCGCAGCCCGATACGGTGGCCCTGCCCAGTCCCATGCAGGCCGCCGACGTGGGGAGCCTGGTGGGCACGGTGCTGGATTCAGCCAGCCGCAAGCCGGTGGAATTTGCCACGATAGCCCTGTTTCGACCCGGCAGTGCCCAGCCGCTCACGGGGGTTACCACCGACGCAACGGGCAGCTTTGCCCTGAATCACCTCCTGCCGGGGCGGTACGTGCTGCGCGTGAGCTTCGTTGGCTACGACAACCGGATGACCGATACGCTGGCGCTGACGCCCGACAGTTACCAGCAAACCCTGCCCCCGCTGCTGCTCCGGTCGACGGCCAACACCCTAGCCGAGGTGCAGGTAACCGCCCGCCGCGACCTGATCGAAGACCGGGAAGACCGGCTCGTCTACAACGCGGGCAACGACCCGTCCAACGCGGGTGGTACGGCCATCGACGTGATGAAAAAGACGCCACTGCTCACCGTCGATCCCGACGGCACTATTCAGCTTAAAGGAAGTACGAGTATAAAAGTGCTGGTCAACAACAAGCCGTCGAGCATTATGGCCCGCAGCATCAACGAGGCGTTGCAGATGATTCCGGCCGACGCCATCAAAGCGGTGGAGGTGATCACGGCCCCCTCGGCCAAATACGATGCCGAAGGCACGGCGGGGGTCATCAACATCATCACCAAAAGCCGACTGGAAGGTATGACGGGTGGCCTGAATGGCACCGTCGGCAACCGCACCGACAACCTCGGCGGTAACCTGAACATGCGGGCGGGTAAATGGGGACTCACGGCCTACGGCGGCGGCAATTACACACTCAACTACAGCCGGTCGTCGTCGGTGCGGCGGGCGCTGGGTACGTCCGATTCGGTGAGTGAACTGTATCAGAGCAGCAGCAGCCGCAACGGGGGCAATGCGCTGTTCGGCTCGTTCAACCTCGACTACGAACTCGACTCCACCAACCAGTTTGGCCTTGATGGCAGCGTCAACAGCAGCGACCGCTCAGGTACGTCGATTCGCGATACGCGCTACGTGTCGGCCACGCCCCGGCAACCGTTCCGGCGGTATACCGACAACACGTCGGCGTCCAACAGCGTCGACGCCAACATCAACTACACGCACCTGTTTGCCCGGCCCGAACAGACGCTGACCTTCCTGACGCAGGTGAACCGCAACGCCAACGACAGCCGTTACGCGCTCGATCAGTACCCACTCCCCGAAGGCGAGCTGATCAACTACCGCGAACGGAACGTCAACCTGAACACGACTACCGAACTGACGATTCAGACCGATTACGACCACCCGTTCAAATCCAACAAACAGAAACTGGAGGTGGGCGTTAAAAGCGTGCTGCGCCATGTCGGCAGCGATTACCGCCTCGACAGCGCCACCGACAGCACCGATTTCCGGGAAGACCCGCGCCGGGCCAATCAGTTCGATTACCAGCAGCACATTGTGTCGGGCTATGCGTCGTTTCGGATCAATACACCCCGCAAATGGACGTATACGCTCGGGAGTCGCTATGAGCTGACCCGCATCACCGCCGATTTCGTGTCGACAAAAACCACCTTCGCCGACCGCTACACCAACCTATTGCCCAACGTCTCAGTATCGAAACGGCTATCGGGCAATCAGCGCGTCCGGTTTAATTACAGCCAGCGGATTCAGCGTCCGTCGATCAACTTCCTCAACCCGTACATCAACTCGACCGACCCAAAAAACCTGTTCTTCGGCAACCCCTACCTCGACCCCGAACTGGCCCATTCGGCCGAAATCTCCTACAACACGTTTACCAAAAAAGGCCTGAACATCAACGCGATGGTCTTCGCCCGGCTGACTAACAACGCCATCGAGCGCGTCACGACCGTCGACACGGCCAATGTTTCCTATACGACCTACCAGAACATCGCCCGCAACGCCACCTACGGCCTCAACCTGTTTGGGTCGGGTCGCCCCTACCGCAACTGGCAACTGAACGGCTCGATCGGCGTCAACTACAACCTGCTAAATAGCGCGGCCTTACAGGTGCAGAACAGCAACTGGAGCTACCGCGTGACGATCAACACGTCGGTGCCGTTGCCCAACGACATCAGTCTGCAGGCCAATGCCTCCTACAACTCGGCCCGGATTCTGTTGCAGGGACGTACCTCGGGCTTTTACAACTACGCGTTTGCCGCCCGCAAGGAATTCAAAAAGCAACGCGTGGTGCTGACGCTGAACCTCGAAAACGCCTTCGCGCAGTACAACACCATCGTGAACCAGTTTCGTACGGCCACGTTCATCACAGACGGCGTCAACGAAAACGCTTACCGCAACATCCGGCTGTCGGTCAACTGGCGTTTCGGGCAACTATCGGCCAAAGCACAGCGCCCCAAAAAGCGCATCACCAACGACGACGCGAAGACGGAATAA
- a CDS encoding MATE family efflux transporter produces MSRFFRLLLAALRGSEANLTSGSINRAIFLLSVPMILEMVMESLFAIVDVFFVARVGTEAVATVGLTESVLTLVYSIAIGLSTAATALVARRVGENNTDEASRAVGQVLFVSLTAAIVLGIPGVVFAPDLLRLMGGDPGLVASGAGYTRVIFASAPAIMLLHTLSGSLRGAGDAATAMRSLWIANGINIVLCPIFIFGWGPIPELGVMGSAVATTTGRSLGVLYQLYALAGPKGRLRISWASVAPDGGVIRNLLNLAAGGTGQFLIGSASWVFLTRIVSTFGSDVVAGYTVAIRIFIFTILPSWGMANAAATLVGQNLGANQPDRAETSVWRAALCNLLFLSPVGLALYLGAESVVGIFSQQPDVLAIGVQSLRIFCLGYVFMAYGMVVSQALNGAGDTRSPMLMNILCFWVIEIPLAWLLAEVLRWGPSGVFWSVAIAESLLAVVAVLIFRRGRWRTVNV; encoded by the coding sequence ATGTCCCGATTTTTTCGGCTCTTGCTGGCTGCCTTGCGCGGCTCAGAAGCCAACCTGACGTCTGGTAGCATCAACCGGGCGATCTTCCTCCTATCCGTGCCCATGATTCTGGAAATGGTCATGGAGTCGCTCTTCGCGATCGTCGACGTGTTTTTCGTCGCCCGCGTGGGCACCGAAGCCGTCGCCACGGTGGGCCTGACCGAGTCGGTACTGACGCTGGTCTATTCCATCGCCATTGGCCTCAGCACGGCGGCTACGGCGCTGGTGGCTCGGCGCGTGGGCGAAAACAACACCGACGAAGCCAGCCGGGCCGTTGGGCAGGTGTTGTTTGTATCACTGACGGCGGCGATCGTGCTGGGTATTCCCGGCGTGGTGTTTGCGCCGGACCTGCTCCGGCTCATGGGCGGCGATCCGGGGCTGGTTGCCAGCGGGGCCGGGTACACCCGCGTCATCTTTGCTTCGGCACCGGCCATCATGTTGTTGCACACACTCAGCGGCTCGCTGCGGGGTGCGGGCGATGCCGCCACCGCCATGCGCTCCCTCTGGATCGCCAACGGCATTAACATCGTGCTCTGCCCGATCTTCATCTTCGGCTGGGGCCCCATCCCCGAGCTGGGCGTGATGGGCTCGGCGGTGGCTACCACCACGGGCCGCAGCCTGGGCGTACTGTACCAGCTTTACGCGCTGGCTGGTCCCAAAGGCCGGTTGCGTATCAGTTGGGCGTCGGTGGCGCCGGACGGGGGTGTTATTCGTAACCTGCTGAATCTCGCAGCGGGTGGTACCGGTCAGTTCCTGATCGGATCGGCCAGTTGGGTATTCCTGACGCGCATCGTCTCGACCTTCGGTAGCGACGTGGTGGCGGGCTATACCGTGGCGATCCGCATTTTCATCTTCACGATTCTGCCGTCGTGGGGGATGGCCAATGCGGCGGCGACGCTCGTGGGGCAGAACCTGGGGGCCAACCAGCCCGACCGCGCCGAGACGTCGGTGTGGCGGGCGGCCTTGTGCAACCTGCTGTTTCTGTCGCCGGTGGGGCTGGCGCTGTATCTGGGCGCCGAATCGGTGGTCGGCATCTTTAGCCAACAGCCCGACGTGCTGGCCATCGGCGTGCAGAGCCTGCGGATTTTCTGCCTTGGGTACGTGTTCATGGCCTACGGCATGGTGGTGTCGCAGGCGCTCAACGGGGCGGGCGATACCCGGTCGCCCATGCTGATGAACATTTTGTGCTTCTGGGTTATTGAAATCCCGCTGGCCTGGCTGCTGGCCGAAGTGCTCCGCTGGGGGCCGTCGGGCGTGTTCTGGTCGGTGGCGATCGCCGAATCGCTGCTCGCGGTCGTCGCCGTGCTGATCTTCCGCCGGGGCCGCTGGCGAACTGTGAACGTGTAA